A genomic window from Serratia liquefaciens includes:
- a CDS encoding ABC transporter permease: MSNPHKMQPLSPLALIRNIWGFKSLILQMTKREVVGRYKGSTMGLAWSFLNPLFMLIVYTFVFSVVFKARWSVGGDESRTQFAVILFVGMIVHGFFAEVVNRAPQIILGNTNYVKKVVFPLETLPVIGLCAALFHTMISLVVLLCAFFLFNGFLHWTIIFLPLVFLPLVIFCLGLAWILASLGVFIRDVGQTTVIITTVMMFLSPVFFPITALPEKYRVWIMLNPLTFIIEQSRNVLIWGRLPEWHGLVIYTLAAALVAWLGFVFFQKTRKGFADVL; this comes from the coding sequence ATGAGCAATCCACATAAAATGCAGCCTTTATCGCCATTGGCTCTGATCCGCAATATATGGGGATTCAAGTCGCTTATCCTGCAAATGACCAAACGTGAGGTTGTAGGGCGTTACAAAGGGTCAACCATGGGCTTAGCATGGTCCTTCCTCAATCCACTGTTTATGTTGATCGTTTACACGTTTGTTTTTTCAGTGGTTTTTAAGGCCCGTTGGTCCGTTGGTGGCGATGAAAGCCGGACGCAGTTTGCGGTCATCTTATTCGTTGGCATGATTGTGCACGGTTTTTTTGCTGAAGTAGTCAACAGAGCCCCCCAGATTATCTTGGGCAATACCAACTATGTGAAGAAAGTCGTTTTTCCTTTGGAAACGCTACCGGTGATTGGGCTTTGTGCTGCACTGTTCCATACCATGATCAGTTTGGTGGTATTGCTGTGCGCGTTCTTTTTGTTTAATGGTTTCCTGCATTGGACAATTATTTTCCTGCCATTGGTTTTTCTGCCTTTAGTCATTTTTTGTCTGGGATTAGCTTGGATATTAGCGTCGTTAGGCGTTTTCATCCGTGACGTAGGGCAAACCACGGTAATTATTACAACGGTAATGATGTTCCTGTCTCCGGTATTTTTCCCTATCACGGCGTTACCGGAAAAGTATCGCGTATGGATTATGCTCAATCCTTTAACATTTATTATTGAGCAGTCACGCAATGTGTTGATTTGGGGACGCTTACCAGAATGGCATGGCCTGGTTATTTACACATTGGCGGCAGCGTTGGTTGCGTGGCTCGGCTTTGTCTTCTTCCAGAAAACCAGAAAGGGATTTGCTGATGTCCTCTAA
- a CDS encoding ABC transporter ATP-binding protein: MSSNEIAIEVNGLSKCYQIYDRPRDRLKQFFAPKLQRVARRESRRYFREFWALRDVTFSIKKGETVGIIGRNGAGKSTLLQMICGTLTPTQGEIQVNGRIAALLELGAGFNPEFTGRDNVYLNGSVLGFSREQIDARFQEITDFADIGEFIDQPVKTYSSGMYIRLAFAVQACVEPEILIVDEALAVGDIGFQYKCYKRMEALRAKGVTIIMVTHSTGSILEYADRCLVMNNGELVGDTYDVLAAVLAYEKGMLLSQAVKRENTGKISSSVVIDQSSLQNLQQEQTNTEVGEKRFGSARAIIQHLEVIKSDGTSLSDKPLVRSGDELLLDFTILASEEIRDVALGVSISKAQGGDIWGDSNIGAGKPLVLKAGEQHVIYKVKLPINSGDYLVHCGLASLQGGNREELDQRRPMMRLKFWSSRELGGVVYAPISVIGEE; this comes from the coding sequence ATGTCCTCTAATGAAATTGCCATTGAAGTGAATGGATTAAGTAAATGCTATCAGATTTATGATCGCCCTCGTGATCGTCTGAAACAGTTTTTTGCTCCTAAACTGCAACGTGTGGCACGTCGAGAATCTCGTCGCTATTTCCGCGAGTTCTGGGCGTTACGGGATGTCACATTCTCAATAAAAAAAGGTGAGACGGTAGGTATTATCGGCCGAAATGGTGCAGGTAAATCTACGCTATTGCAGATGATCTGCGGCACTTTAACCCCGACACAAGGCGAAATACAGGTTAATGGACGTATTGCCGCACTGCTTGAGTTAGGTGCTGGGTTTAATCCCGAGTTTACTGGGCGTGATAATGTTTATCTGAACGGTTCTGTACTTGGTTTTTCGCGCGAGCAAATCGATGCTCGTTTCCAAGAGATCACTGATTTTGCAGATATTGGCGAGTTTATCGATCAGCCAGTCAAAACCTATTCAAGCGGTATGTATATTCGCCTGGCTTTTGCTGTTCAAGCCTGCGTGGAACCGGAAATTCTGATCGTAGATGAAGCATTAGCCGTAGGTGATATTGGTTTCCAGTATAAATGCTATAAACGTATGGAAGCCTTACGAGCCAAAGGTGTAACGATCATCATGGTAACCCATTCTACCGGAAGCATTCTGGAATATGCTGATCGCTGCCTGGTGATGAATAATGGCGAATTGGTCGGGGATACCTATGACGTGCTGGCCGCTGTACTAGCCTACGAAAAAGGGATGCTACTCTCACAGGCGGTTAAACGTGAAAATACAGGGAAGATCTCTTCGTCGGTGGTGATAGATCAATCCTCCTTACAAAATCTGCAACAGGAACAGACCAATACTGAAGTAGGTGAGAAACGTTTTGGTAGCGCCAGAGCGATTATTCAGCATCTTGAAGTGATTAAGTCAGATGGCACCTCCCTTTCGGATAAGCCTTTAGTGCGCTCTGGCGATGAACTGCTTTTAGACTTTACGATCCTGGCGTCTGAAGAAATCCGTGACGTTGCCCTGGGAGTGTCTATATCGAAAGCGCAGGGCGGGGACATTTGGGGAGATAGCAATATTGGCGCCGGGAAACCTTTGGTACTCAAAGCTGGTGAGCAACACGTGATTTACAAAGTAAAACTACCGATTAACTCGGGTGATTATTTAGTGCACTGTGGCCTTGCCTCATTGCAAGGCGGTAATCGTGAGGAATTGGATCAGCGCAGACCAATGATGAGATTGAAATTTTGGTCTTCTCGTGAACTGGGGGGAGTGGTGTATGCCCCTATTAGCGTGATAGGCGAGGAGTAA